Proteins co-encoded in one Sander vitreus isolate 19-12246 chromosome 9, sanVit1, whole genome shotgun sequence genomic window:
- the LOC144523079 gene encoding regulator of G-protein signaling 21-like, which translates to MLAPVDDVGAWRESLDHLLECKTGQLVFEDFLRTEYSEENLLFWRACEDYRKITSKTKMTVAAKRIYAEFVQVDAPRQINIDFVTREEISENISQPEPNCFDRAQRLIYGLMENDCYPRFLKSEIYQALLEQAEQP; encoded by the exons ATGTT GGCTCCTGTTGATGATGTTGGGGCATGGCGGGAGTCACTCGACCATCTTCTGGAGTGTAAAA CAGGCCAGCTGGTGTTTGAGGACTTCTTGAGGACAGAATACAGTGAGGAGAACCTTTTATTTTGGCGGGCCTGTGAGGACTACAGGAAAATTACCAGCAAGACAAAGATGACGGTTGCTGCCAAAAGGATCTACGCAGAGTTTGTCCAAGTTGATGCGCCTAGACAG ATAAACATCGACTTTGTGACGAGAGAAGAGATCAGTGAAAACATCTCTCAGCCGGAGCCAAATTGCTTTGACAGGGCGCAGAGACTGATATACGGTCTGATGGAAAACGACTGTTATCCACGATTTCTGAAGTCAGAAATATACCAAGCTCTCCTGGAACAGGCTGAACAGCCATGA
- the LOC144523080 gene encoding regulator of G-protein signaling 21 isoform X1, with the protein MPKLLFSKIRFNEIRDLMQNVKRPRRIDIVLNGRRQKKDIQPRTTDHKLHPTMETLLHDKKYLAAFRSFLQSEFSEENIDFWLACEDFRWTTSQDDLRWKAEGIYQEFIQPSACREINVDHHIRERIKKSLEKPSNSCFDEAQKHVYLLMERDSCPRFLQSDAYLSLKHKSESVVHLAKKKLYQK; encoded by the exons ATGCCAAaacttttgttttcaaagaTTCGGTTTAATGAAATTAGGGATCTGATGCAAAATGTGAAGCGGCCCAGAAG AATTGATATTGTTCTTAATGGAAGGAGGCAGAAGAAAGACATCCAGCCTCGCACA ACTGATCATAAACTCCACCCGACTATGGAAACATTGCTACACGATAAAA AATATTTAGCAGCATTCCGCAGCTTCTTGCAGTCTGAGTTCAGTGAAGAAAACATCGATTTTTGGCTCGCATGTGAAGACTTTAGGTGGACCACCTCACAGGACGATCTTCGCTGGAAAGCAGAGGGGATCTACCAGGAGTTCATCCAGCCTTCAGCCTGCAGAGAG ATCAACGTTGACCACCACATTAGAGAGAGGATCAAGAAGTCTTTGGAGAAGCCGAGCAACTCCTGCTTCGATGAGGCCCAGAAACATGTTTATCTGCTGATGGAAAGAGACTCTTGCCCCAGATTCCTGCAGTCAGATGCATACCTGAGTCTAAAGCACAAATCTGAGTCTGTGGTACatttagctaaaaaaaaactgtatcaaAAGTGA
- the LOC144523080 gene encoding regulator of G-protein signaling 21 isoform X2, with amino-acid sequence MPKLLFSKIRFNEIRDLMQNVKRPRRIDIVLNGRRQKKDIQPRTVQNINDETYHFNVLAVHYSETECSNLSLYYRWQTDHKLHPTMETLLHDKKYLAAFRSFLQSEFSEENIDFWLACEDFRWTTSQDDLRWKAEGIYQEFIQPSACREINVDHHIRERIKKSLEKPSNSCFDEAQKHVYLLMERDSCPRFLQSDAYLSLKHKSESVVHLAKKKLYQK; translated from the exons ATGCCAAaacttttgttttcaaagaTTCGGTTTAATGAAATTAGGGATCTGATGCAAAATGTGAAGCGGCCCAGAAG AATTGATATTGTTCTTAATGGAAGGAGGCAGAAGAAAGACATCCAGCCTCGCACAGTACAAAACATAAATGATGAGACATATCATTTCAATGTTCTGGCTGTACATTACAGTGAAACCGAATGCTCAAATCTCTCTCTTTATTACCGTTGGCAGACTGATCATAAACTCCACCCGACTATGGAAACATTGCTACACGATAAAA AATATTTAGCAGCATTCCGCAGCTTCTTGCAGTCTGAGTTCAGTGAAGAAAACATCGATTTTTGGCTCGCATGTGAAGACTTTAGGTGGACCACCTCACAGGACGATCTTCGCTGGAAAGCAGAGGGGATCTACCAGGAGTTCATCCAGCCTTCAGCCTGCAGAGAG ATCAACGTTGACCACCACATTAGAGAGAGGATCAAGAAGTCTTTGGAGAAGCCGAGCAACTCCTGCTTCGATGAGGCCCAGAAACATGTTTATCTGCTGATGGAAAGAGACTCTTGCCCCAGATTCCTGCAGTCAGATGCATACCTGAGTCTAAAGCACAAATCTGAGTCTGTGGTACatttagctaaaaaaaaactgtatcaaAAGTGA